The genomic window CGTGCGGTAGGCGCCCCTTATCTGGAGATCGAGCTGAACCGTGAGAATATGGCCCGTTACGGCGTAAACGTGGAGGACTTGCAAGAGATATTAAGTGCCGCTGTCGGTGGCATGGTACTGACCCGCACCGTGGAAGGCAGGGAACGTTTCCCGGTGCGCCTACGCTACGCTCGTGAGCTTCGAGATAATCCGGAGGCGCTAGGTATGATCCTCGTACCGACCGCCACTGGGGCGCAAGTCCCGCTTAAAGAGCTAGCCGATATCAACTATACCCGTGGAGCGCAGATGATCCAAAGCGAGAACACTTTCTTGGTAGGCTACGTCATCTTTGACAAACTGGCGGGGAAGGCGGAAGTGGATGTCGTGAAAGAGGCTTCCCGCATCCTTGAGCAACAAATAAAGGAGGGAGGGTTGAACCTTGATCCCGGCGTATCCTATAAGTTCGCCGGCAATTACGAGCAGCAGGAGCGTGCCACCAGCCGGCTGATGATCGTCGTTCCCCTCGCCTTGTTGATCGTCCTGCTGGTTCTATACTTTCAATTCAAGACGGTCACTGCCTCACTGATCCATTTCTCCGGGGTGTTCGTGGCCTTCGCCGGAGGTTTTATCTTGCTATGGCTTTACGGACAGGATTGGTTCATGAACTTCTCCATCGCCGGAGAGAATATGCGGGATCTTTTCCAGATGCACACGATCAATCTGAGCGTGGCAGTCTGGGTCGGTTTTATCGCCTTGTTCGGTGTGGCTACGGATGATGGGGTATTGATGGGAACCTACATCCATCATGTATTCCTCGAGCGAGCCCCCCGCACCAAGCACGATATCCGGGAAGCGGTAGTAGCCGCCGGACTGAAACGGGTACGCCCAGCGGCCATGACTACAGCCACTACCCTGATAGCTTTACTCCCCGTACTTACCTCTACCGGTAAGGGGGCGGATATCATGGTACCGATGGCTATCCCTACGTTCGGGGGTATGCTGATCCAGAGCATGACCATGTTTGTCGTTCCCGTCCTGCAATGCTGGTGGCGGGAGAACGCTATAAAGAAAGAACAAAAGAATAAAATTCAAGAGGAGGTAACGACTTATGAGATATAAAAGAATCAGATCAATCATCATGGCAGGTGTACTGGGGATGCTAAACGTCCTTTTCGCTTACTCCCAGCCGGCCGATAGTTTAGGCTATTATCTGGAACTGGCGGCACGTAACAATCCGCAGATCAACGCCGACTTCTCCCTGTATAAGGCATCTTTGGAGAAAGTCCCGCAAGCCGGAGCCTATCCGGACCCGGAACTGGAGATCGGTTTCTTCCTGAAACCGATGGAGATCTTGTCCGGAAAGCAAATAGCGGATTTCACCTTGATGCAAATGTTCCCTTGGTTCGGTACCCGGAAGGCGGCCCGCAACGAGGCGACCGAGATGGCCCGGATGGCTTACGAACAATTCCGTAACAGTCGCAACAACCTGTATTATGAGGTGAAGAGTCAATGGTACCAGCTTTGCAATATCAGCGAGCAATATAAAAATACGCAGGCGAACCTTCGTCTGCTAGACCAGTTGGAACAGTTGGCATTGAACCGCTTCTCCGCTCCGTCGGCGAAGGCGGGCGGTTCCTCCGTCCTACCCTCCCCCGTATCTTCTGCTCCATCGACTCCTCCCGCCGTATCCGGTGGAGGTATGTCGGGTATGGGAGGCAGTAGCATGGGAAGCCCTACGGTACAAAGCACGGGAGCATCCGGTAGTACGATGTCCGGAATGTCCGGCGATAGCCCTATGGGTGGAGGCTCTATGGGAAGTGGCAACTCCATAGGCGGAATGTCGGACGTACTGCGAATCCAGATGGAGAAGGTAGAACTGGAGAATACGCTAGCCTCCTTGTTATCGCAACGGAAAACGGCCGAGGCTGCTTTTAATACGTTGCTCAATCAGTCGCTAGCTACCCCGATTTCCGTCCCCGACTCGTTGGAACGGCTTCCTCTCTCATGGAGTGAGTCGATGGCTCTCGACAGCGTCATCTCCAACAACCCCATGCTTACCATGCTGGAGGCGGAAGGAAACGCTTACCGGGCCAAGGCGGAGATGGACAAGAAAATGAGTTACCCCATGCTAGGTATCGGCCTCCAGTATTCCTTGATCGGGAAGAAACCAGAGGATATGTCTATGGGCTCTATGTCCGGTATGAACGGAAAGGATATGTTCATGCCCATGCTAAAGATCAGCCTTCCTATCTTCCGTAAGAAATATAACGCACAGCAACGGGAAAGCAAGCATTATTGGAAATCCAGCGAGTTGAAGTACGAGAACACGATGAACCAACTGCAAGCCGAGTATATCCGTATTACCCAGCAATTGGAAGATGCCGCACGGAAAATCGATTTGTACCAGAAACAATACGATCTATCGTTGGCCACCTACCAACTGATCGTCCGGGAATTCTCGACAGGAAGAACGACCTTGACCGACGTGATCCAAGTGGAGCGACAAATGTTGGACTATCACTTAAAGAAAAGCGAAGCGATAGCGGAATATAATACCCAAATCGCCGGAATCGAGAAATTAATATCCACCTCTGTAAACGAATAAGAAAATGAAAAATATAAATGAAACCGTAAAATCCAAGTACCTGATATATATCCTGTTCCTAGCGGGCGGCCTCTTGTTGGGCTGGCTCCTGTTCCATAACTCCGATACCGACAGCCATGCGTCACAAGCGAGCGAGACCGGCACGGAAGTTCACAACCCTACGCATGGCCACGACCTCCAACAGAACGAGGCCGGCGAGTGGACTTGTTCCATGCATCCCCAAATTCGCCAAGACAAGCCGGGTAAATGCCCTATCTGCGCCATGGATTTGATCCCCGTACGTAAGAGCTCCTTCTCGGACGAGGCCATCGATCCCAACGCCATTCAGCTTTCGGAAGAAGCAGCAGCCTTAGCGGACGTACAAACCTCCAAGGTATCCCGCCAGAATCCGGTCAAGCAAGTCCGTTTATACGGCAAGATCGTACCGGACGAGCGTAGCCTGCAATCTCAAACAGCCCATGTAAGCGGACGCATCGAGAGCTTGAACGTTGATTTCACAGGTGAGACGGTGCGTGCCGGACAAACCCTCGCTACCCTCTACTCCCCCGAGCTTTTCACCGCCCAGCAAGAATTGTTGGAAGCGATCCGCATGGGACAACCTCAATTGATACAGGCCGCCCGTGAAAAACTATATTTATGGAAGATGACAGACGCCCAGATCGCCGCTATCGAGAAATCCGGCTCTATCTCCCCGGTTGTAGAGATCAAGTCGAACACGAGCGGTATCGTCCTGTCCAAGCGGGTAAGCCAAGGCGATTATGTATCCCAAGGAGCTATCCTTTTCGACGTGGCGAACCTCACGAAGGTATGGGCCTTGTTCGACGCTTTCGAGATGGATCTCCCTTTCCTTAGCAAAGGTGATCCGGTGGAATTTACCTTGCAAGCGCTACCCGGCAAGAAGTTCTCGGGTAAGATATCTTTCATCGACCCGATCTTGAACACGACGACCCGTACCGCCAAGGTCCGTGTAGAGGTACCGAACGCCTCTTTGGAGCTCAAGCCCGAGATGTACGCCACGGCAAACGTAAGCGCCCCGCTCCGCAACTATAAGAACGAGATCGTCGTACCGCAAACCGCTGTGCTCTGGACGGGTAAACGTGCTATCGTGTACGTAAAGCAACCGGATACGAATACCCCCGCTTTCTTGATGCGTGAGGTGGAGCTAGGCCCTTCCCTTGGTAACTCTTATGTTATCTTGAATGGCTTGCGAGAAGGTGAGGAAATCGTAACCAACGGAGTCTTCGCCATAGACGCCAGCGCACAGCTGGAGGGAAAAACTTCCATGATGAATAACGGCGACGAGCCCGCCAAGCCTATGATTGGGCATGAGGGGCATATGATGCATGCGCAAAGCGCCACGGGGGTAGCCTCCGAGCATGCCATGTTCGGTGTCAAAGGCTCTTGCGATATGTGCAAGGAACGTATCGAGAAAGCGGCCAAAGGAGTAAATGGTGTGTTATCCGCTCATTGGGACAAAGATACCCAGATGATCCATCTCCAGTACAATCCCCAAAAGACCTCCCCAAAAGCGATCAGCAAGGCGATCGCTAAAGTAGGCCATGACACGGATATGGATAAGGCGGATAAAGCCGTATATGATAAGCTACCGGCTTGTTGCCACTATAGATAAAGTATTGGACATTCGGGGGTGTGTCAAAAGTGTGAACATGGCACGCAGATAACGCTGATTGAGCAGATGACCGCAGATTTATGACATGAAAATCAATATATTATCTGCGTAAATCTGCTAAATCTGCGTGCCATAATACCAACTTTTAACACCCCCTCCTATTAGTAAAGATTCCAACGGAAAGAAGCGACTGCTTTAGCGGGAACCTCATAGGTAAACGAACGTTCGCCACTGTTTACCGTTATATTTTTA from Parabacteroides distasonis ATCC 8503 includes these protein-coding regions:
- a CDS encoding TolC family protein encodes the protein MAGVLGMLNVLFAYSQPADSLGYYLELAARNNPQINADFSLYKASLEKVPQAGAYPDPELEIGFFLKPMEILSGKQIADFTLMQMFPWFGTRKAARNEATEMARMAYEQFRNSRNNLYYEVKSQWYQLCNISEQYKNTQANLRLLDQLEQLALNRFSAPSAKAGGSSVLPSPVSSAPSTPPAVSGGGMSGMGGSSMGSPTVQSTGASGSTMSGMSGDSPMGGGSMGSGNSIGGMSDVLRIQMEKVELENTLASLLSQRKTAEAAFNTLLNQSLATPISVPDSLERLPLSWSESMALDSVISNNPMLTMLEAEGNAYRAKAEMDKKMSYPMLGIGLQYSLIGKKPEDMSMGSMSGMNGKDMFMPMLKISLPIFRKKYNAQQRESKHYWKSSELKYENTMNQLQAEYIRITQQLEDAARKIDLYQKQYDLSLATYQLIVREFSTGRTTLTDVIQVERQMLDYHLKKSEAIAEYNTQIAGIEKLISTSVNE
- a CDS encoding efflux RND transporter periplasmic adaptor subunit, which codes for MKNINETVKSKYLIYILFLAGGLLLGWLLFHNSDTDSHASQASETGTEVHNPTHGHDLQQNEAGEWTCSMHPQIRQDKPGKCPICAMDLIPVRKSSFSDEAIDPNAIQLSEEAAALADVQTSKVSRQNPVKQVRLYGKIVPDERSLQSQTAHVSGRIESLNVDFTGETVRAGQTLATLYSPELFTAQQELLEAIRMGQPQLIQAAREKLYLWKMTDAQIAAIEKSGSISPVVEIKSNTSGIVLSKRVSQGDYVSQGAILFDVANLTKVWALFDAFEMDLPFLSKGDPVEFTLQALPGKKFSGKISFIDPILNTTTRTAKVRVEVPNASLELKPEMYATANVSAPLRNYKNEIVVPQTAVLWTGKRAIVYVKQPDTNTPAFLMREVELGPSLGNSYVILNGLREGEEIVTNGVFAIDASAQLEGKTSMMNNGDEPAKPMIGHEGHMMHAQSATGVASEHAMFGVKGSCDMCKERIEKAAKGVNGVLSAHWDKDTQMIHLQYNPQKTSPKAISKAIAKVGHDTDMDKADKAVYDKLPACCHYR